The following nucleotide sequence is from Myxococcota bacterium.
GCGCGCACCGGAGTCCGAGCCGGTTCGGAAAGTGGGCGCCCTCGTCCGCTTTTTTTGTTTTCGGGGGACGCTCCCGAGCAGAGACGGAAGACGGGTCGCCGGCGCGCGCGCGCCGCGCGACAGGGTGCAGCGGTCGGGAGCGCGCACGCGCGCGGAGCGCACGGAGCGCACGGAGCGCACGGAGAAGAGGAGGTGTACCGCGACATCCCCGCCGAGCTGAAGGCGTTGATCGAGCCCGTGGTCGTCGATCACCGCTGCGAGCTCGTCGACGTCGACGTGCAGCGCGGCCACCCGGGCCTGCTGCGCATCGTCGTCGACAGCGAGAGCGGCGACGGGCGGGTTCCGATCGGTGCACTCGCCGAGCTCTCGCGCGAGATCGGCACGGTGCTCGACGCGGCGGACTGGATGAGCGGCTCGTACCGGCTCGAGCTCACGTCGCCCGGGCTCGATCGGGTGCTCGGTCGCGAGAAGGATTTCGAGGCGGCGGCCGCGGCGCGCAGCGTCGTCAAGCTGCAGACGCGACGCCCGCTCGACGGGCGCCGCCGGTATCGAGGGGTGCTGATCGGGTTCGCGGACGCGACGGCGCAGGTCGAGGTGGACGGCACGGTGTTCGCCGTCCCGTTCGACGAGATCGAGAAGGCGAACACCGTCTACGAGTTCACGAGCGCGGATTTCAAGGACCGCGCGAAAACCGAGTGAGAAGTCCCGAGTCGTCGCCCGGCGACCGACTCCGAGGGGAAGTGAGATGCAGGTCTCCACGCTGCGCCGCGAGATCGACCAGATCGCGAAGGACAAGGGCATCGAGGCCGAGGAGATCGTCTCGGCGCTCGAAGAAGCGATGAAGCAGGCGGCCCGCCGGCGCTACGGCCAGGACAAGGAGATCGACGCGCGCTTCAACGAGGAGACCGCGGAGATCGAGCTCTACGAGTTCCGCACCGTCGTCGAGGACGTGACCGACCCCGAGACCCAGATCTCGCTGCGCGCCGCGCACGAGCTCGACCCCGAGGCCGAGGAGGGCGACGAGATCGGCGTGCGCATGGATACGTCGGACTTCGGTCGCATCCTCGCGCAGACCGCGAAGCAGGTGATCATCCAGCGCATCCGCGACGCGGAGCGCGAGAACGTCTACGGCGAGTACATCGATCGCAAGGGCGAGGTCGTGAACGGCATCGTCCGCCGCTTCGAGAAGGGCTCGCTGATCGTCGACCTCGGCCGGGCCGAGGCGATCCTGCCGCCGAAGGAGCAGGTGCCGCGCGAGACGTACCGGCCGGGCGACCGCATCCGCGCCTACGTCGTCGACGTCAACAAGGCGACGAAGGGCCCGCAGATCGTGCTGTCGCGCGCCTGCATCGAGATGCTGACGAAGCTGTTCGAGCAGGAAGTGCCCGAGATGTACGAGAAGATCGTGACGATCGAGTCGGCCGCGCGCGAGCCCGGCGGTCGCTCGAAGATCGCGGTCGCGTCGCGCGACCACGACGTCGACCCGGTCGGCGCGTGCGTCGGCATGAAGGGCAGCCGCGTGCAGGCCGTCGTGCAGGAGCTGCGCGGCGAGCGCATCGACATCGTGCCGTGGAGCCCCGACCCGGCTCGTTATGTCTGCAGCGCGCTCTCGCCCGCGCAGGTGTCGAAGGTCATCATCGACGAGGCGAACGGCTCGATGGACGTGATCGTGCCGGACGACCAGCTCTCGCTGGCGATCGGCCGCCGCGGCCAGAACGTGCGGCTCGCCGTGCAGCTCACCGGCTGGCGCATCGACATCAAGAGCGAGTCGAAGATGCGCGAGATCGCGGGCTGGCTCGCCGAGGCCGTGTCGGTCGTCGACGGCTGGGGCGAGCCCGAGGCCGAGCTGCTGCTGCAGCAGGGCGTGACGTCGCTCGAGGACCTCGCGGAGTGCCCGTCGGAGCTCCTGCTCTCGCTGCCCGGCATCGACCCGGCCGGTGTCGCGCGCGTGAAGGCGCGCGCCGCCGAGCTCGCGGTGCAGAAGCGCGAGGAAGAGGAGCGCGCGCGGCTCGAGGCGGAGGCGGCGGAGAAGGCCGCGTTCGCCGCCGCGGCGGCCGCAGTCGCGAGCGAGGTCGCGAACGAGGCTGCGGCCGCGCCGGCCGCCGAGGGGGCGGGCGGCGAGAGCGGAGACGGGGCGACCGAGTCGCGCTGAGTCCGGGAACCGAACCGAGGGCGCCGCGAGCGCCGGGCGGACACGCAAGAAGGCGTATGGCGAAGATCAGAGCCTACAAGCTCGCGGAAGAGCTCGGAATCGACCGCAACGACATCGTCGAGAAGGCGGCCGCGGTCGGCGTCGAGCTCAAGAACGCGATGGCCGCGCTCGAGCCGGACCAGGAAGCCGAGCTGCGCGAGAAGCTCGGCGGCGCCTCGAAGTCCGACTTCAAGGAGACGCGCGTCGTCGCCGGGTCGGGTGGCGCGATCATCCGGCGCCGCAAGAAGGTGGTCGAGGAGGAGGCGCCGGCGCCCGAGCCGGAGCCCGTCGCCGAGGTCGCGCCGGCCGCGACCGCGGAGCCGCTCGTCGCCGAGCCCGAACCGGAGCCGGAGCTCGAGGAGGCGGCCGCGGCCGCCGAGCCCGAGGTGCAGCCCGCTGCCGCCGAGCCGGAGTCCGCGCCCGATGCGCCCCGCGTGGCGCCGCGCGACGACGACGGCCCCGTCGGTCCGCGCCCCGCGCCCGCCACGTCCGCGCCGGACGACGCGAAGCGCGGCAAGCAGCGCAAGCGCGTGCGCGAGGTCGTGAACCTGCGCGAGCAGGAGCAGATCGCGCGGCAGGTGACGAGCCGCGGCACCGTGCGGCGCCCGCCGCCGCCGGTCGACACCCGCACGCTGCAGAGCCCGCGGCGCAAGCGCCGCGACGCGCCCGCCGCGCGCGCGGCCGCGAAGCCCGCCGCCGAGCAGAAGCGCATCGTGCGCGTGCCCGGCGAGATCTCGGTCGCCGAGCTCGCCAAGCAGCTGGGCGCGAAGGCCGCGCAGCTCCAGGGCAAGCTGATGGCCGCGGGCAAGATGGTGTCGGTCAACCAGACGATCGACGTCGGCACCGTCGAGCTGCTCGCGGTCGACCTCGACTTCGAGGTCCAGGACACGGGCTTCAAGGAAGAGGAGTTCATCGACGTCGCACCGGTCGCGAGCGACGAGGACGCGGGCGAGCGCGTGCCGCGTCCGCCGGTGATCACGGTGATGGGCCACGTCGACCACGGCAAGACGTCGCTGCTCGACGCGATCCGCAAGACGTCCGTCGTCTCCGGCGAGGCCGGTGGGATCACGCAGCACATCGGCGCCTACCAGGCGCAGGCGGGCGACAAGGTCCTCACGTTCATCGACACGCCCGGCCACGCGGCGTTCACCGAGATGCGCGCGCGCGGCGCGCAGGTCACGGACATCGTGATCCTCGTCGTCGCCGCGAGCGAGGGCGTGATGCCGCAGACGGTCGAGGCCATCCAGCACGCGAAGGCCGCCGGCTGCCCGATCGTCGTGGCGGTGAACAAGTGCGACCTCCCGGGTGCCGACCCGCAGCTCACGCGCCGCAAGCTGATGGAGCACGACCTCATCCCCGAGGAGTTCGGCGGCGACGTCATCTGCGTGAACGTCTCGGCGCTGAAGGGCGAGGGGCTCGACCAGCTGCTCGAGATGATCGCGATCCAGTCCGAGGTGCTCGAGCTCACGTCCGACCCGACGCGGCGCGCGCGCGGCGTCGTGCTCGAGGCCGAGCTCGACAAGGGGCGCGGTCCGGTGGCGACCGTGCTCGTGCAGGACGGCACGCTCTCGCGTGGCGACATCGTCGTCGTCGGCACGGAGTGGGGCCGCGTCCGCATGATGGAGAACGATCGCGGCGACCGCGTGAACGAGGCCGGCCCGTCGGTGCCGGTGCAGCTCCAGGGCCTCTCGGGTGTGCCCGAGGCCGGCGCGCGGCTCGACGTCGTCGAGAACGAGCGCGCCGCGAAGCAGGTGATCGAGCACCGCCTCGACCAGGCGCGCGGCGCCGCGGCCGGCACGCAGACGCGCCCCATCGTGAGCCTCGAGGACTTCTTCGCGCAGCAGGGCGACGACGAGACGAAGGAGCTCGCCGTCGTGCTGAAGGCCGACGTCCACGGCACCTGCGAGGCCGTGCGCGACGCGCTCGAGAAGCTCTCGACGGAGCGCGTGAAGCTCAAGGTGATCGCGTCCGGCGTCGGTGCGCCGGGCGAGAGCGACGTGAACCTCGCGAAGGCGAGCGGCGCGATCATCGTCGGCTTCAACGTGCGGCCCGACACCGCCGCGCGCCGCGCGGCCGAGTCGCAGGGCGTCGACGTGCGCGTCTACCAGATCATCTACGAGCTCCTCGACGAGGTGCGGGCCGCGATGGCCGGCCTGCTCCCGCCGACGATCAAGGAGGTGATGCTCGGTCGCGCCGAGGTCCGGCAGCCGTTCACCATTCCGAAGATCGGCACGATCGCCGGCTCGTACGTCACCGAGGGCCTCATGCGCCGCAACGCGAAGGCGCGGCTCGTGCGCGACGGCGTGCAGATCTACGACGGGAAGATCGGCTCGCTGCGCCGCTTCAAGGACGACGCGCGCGAGGTGCAGACGGGCTTCGAGTGCGGCATCGGCATCGAGGGCTACAACGACATCAAGGTCGGCGACGTGATCGAGGCCTACGAGCTCGAGGAGCACGCCCCCGAGCTGTGAGCGCGCGATGATCCTCGGCGCCGCGCTCGTCGAGCTGCACGTCCACGACTCGCAGTCGCTCAAGAGCAAGCGCGGCGTCGTGCAGTCCGTGAAGCGCCGCGTGCGCAACCGGTTCAACGCATCGGTCGCGGAGGTCGGGGGCCAGGACACCTGGCAGCGCGCGGTGATCGCGCTCGCGATCGCCGGCTCGGCCGAGCGCATCGTGCGCAGCGAGCTCGAGAAGGCGGTCTCGTTCATCGAGGATCTCCACCTCGCCGAGGTCGTCGCGGCGGAGGTGCAGATCGTCGAGCTGCCCGAGGAGCCGTCGGGCGGCGGCCGCGGCGGGCACGACGACTGGGACGAGGACGACGACGCGGCCGTCCGCGCGATGTTCGGCGTCGCCGTCGGCGGCGGCCGCGACGACGAAGACGACGACGGCGACGGCGGCGGAGCAGGAGGACGCGAGTGACGCGGCGCACCGAGCGCATCGGCGAGCAGCTGCGCGCCGTGCTCGCGCAGCTGCTGCGCGAGGAGCTCGCCGACCCGCGGCTCGCGCCGCTCACCATCACGCTCACGCGCGTCGACGTCGCGCCCGACCTCTCGCAGGCGCTCGTGTACTGGAGCGCGTTCGATCGCAAGGCGGAGGGGCCCGACGACGCCGCCTCGGCCGAGCGCATCGACGGCGCGGGCGAGGCGCTGGCGCACGCCGCCGCCTTCCTGCGCCGCCGGCTCTCGCAGGAGGTCGACCTGCGACGCGTGCCGGCGCTCGAGTTCCGGCGCGACGCGTCGCTCGAGCTCGGCGCGCGCACGCTCGACCTGATCCGCAGGGTGAACGATGGCGAATAGGCGACGACGCAACGAGCGACCGGGGCCCGCGGGCTTCCTCGTGGTCGACAAGCCGGCGGGCGTGACGTCGCACGACGTCGTCGACCAGGCGCGCCGCTGGCTCGGCACGCGGCGCGTCGGGCATCTCGGCACGCTCGACCCGCAGGCGACCGGCGTGCTCCCGCTCGCGGTGCGCGCCGCGACGAAGCTCGTGCCGTACGTCGCGGACACGGACAAGGGCTACGTCGGCGTCGTCGCGCTCGGCGTCGAGACGGACACGCTCGACGCCGACGGCGAGGTGGTGCGCCGCCACGACGGTCCGTTCCCGGACGAGGCCGCGGTGCGCGCGGCGCTCGCGCGCTTCGTCGGGCCGATCGACCAGATTCCGCCGATGTTCAGCGCGGTGAAGAAGGGCGGCGTGCCGCTGCACAAGCTCGCGCGCAAGGGCGAGGAGGTCGAGCGCGAGCCGAAGCGCGTGACCATCCACCGGCTCGAGCTCGTGCGCTTCGACGGCGATGCGCACGAGTTCGAGCTGCTCGTCGAGTGCTCGGCCGGCACGTACGTGCGCACGCTCGCGGCCGACGTCGGGCGCGTGCTCGGGTGCGGCGCGCACCTGCGGAGCCTGCGCCGCACGCGGAGCGGCCCCTTCACGGTGGCCGACGCCGTCACGACGGAGCAGCTCGCGGCCGCGGCCGACGCGGGCGAGCTGGACACCCTCCTGGTGTCGCCCGAGAAGGCGCTGTCGCTGCCGACCCTGCGCGTCTCGGCCGAGGGCGAGCGGCGCCTCCTCCACGGGGCGGACATCGCGCCCGGGACCGTGCTCCGCATCGCGCCCGGCGACCGCGTCGTGGCCTTCGACACGCGGGGCGAGCTGCTGGCCATCCTCGAGCTGCGACCCGACCGGCGGCTGTGGCCGCTGCGAGTCCTGGCGGGCGAGGGCTGAGGGCGGGCCGGGCGGAGCGCGCCCGGCCGTTGCGGCGCCCGGGGCGCTCTGCAAGAATCCGCCGCTCTTCGGGGGCCGGATCGTCGCGGCGCATCGGCGCGCGGCCGTCCCGCCCCTCCAATCCATCCTCCGATTCCGATCCCGATCCTTCGGGCATGGCGATCCGGGCAGGGGCGAGCGTTGATCAGCGGCGAAGCGAAGGCCACGACGATCGAGAAGCACCGCAAGCACGAGACGGACACGGGCTCGCCCGAGGTCCAGGTCGCGCTCCTCACGCAGCGGATCACCGAGCTCCAGGAGCACTTCCGGACGCACGCGAAGGATCACCACTCGCGCCGCGGGCTGCTCAAGCTCGTGAGCCGCCGCCGCCGCCTGCTCGACTACCTCGCGGGCAAGGACGCCGGCCGCTACCGCCAGCTGATCGACGAGCTCGGCCTCCGTCGCTAGGCGCCGCGCCTCCCGCGGCCCCCCGGATCTCCCGCCCTTCGCCGCGCACGCTGCGCGCGCGCGCGGGCTCGGGTACAGTCCGGCCGCCAGAAACGAAAACAGGAACCCGAAGCCAGAAGCTTGCACGCAGGTGCGTGCGACCGATCCGCTCGGCGAAGCGGCGCCGGGGCTCGCCCCGGCGACGGAGAGCGGTCGGGGATTCGCGACGATCGAACGGGCCCGCAGGAGGTGTGGGCCCGCGCCGGAGAGTCCGGCGCACCCTTCCTCCTCCGCCGCGCGCTCGCGCCGGCGGTGGACTTCGCCGCTGGAATGCGGGAGTGGTCATGCGCCGAGCGCGCGACCCTCCGACGACGCTCCGCTCATGAGCAGTCCCGCATTCCTCCCATCCCCCACGCAGCTCCGGGTGTCCCAACGAGCTCCCTCCGTCGCGACGCGAACGGGGAGGAGAGGAATCACGTACATGCCTTATTGGTTCGAACCCACGTCGGTGTCGCTGGAAGTCGGCGGCACCACCATGACGATCTCCACCGGGAAGATCGCCAAGCAGGCCCAGGGAAGCGCGCTCGTCACGTACGGCGACACGGTCGTGCTCGTCACGGCGACGCACGCCGCGCCGCGCCCGGGCATCGACTTCTTCCCGCTGACGGTCGACTTCATCGAGAAGTACGCCGCGTCGGGCAAGATCCCCGGCTCGTTCTTCCGCCGCGAGGCGCGGCTCTCGGATCGCGAGGTGCTCGTCTCGCGCTTCATCGACCGCTCCATCCGCCCGCTCTTCCCGAGCGGCTATCGCAACGACACGCAGATCACGTGCACCGTGCTGTCGGCGAGCGAGGACGCGAGCCCGGACGTCGCGGCCTTCGTCGGCGCGTCGGCGGCGCTGCACATCTCGGAGATCCCGTTCGAGGGGCCGATCGCCGCGCTGCGCGTCGGTCGCGTCGGCGGCGAGTTCGTCGCGAACCCGACGCCCGAGCAGCTCGAGGAGAGCGACCTCGAGATCATCGTCGCGGGCAACCGCGGCGCGCTCGTGATGGTCGAGGGCGAGGCGCAGATCGTGCCGGAGGCCGAGATGCTCGCGGCGCTCGAGTGGGGCCACCGCGGCATCCAGCCCATCATCGAGGCGATCGACGAGCTCCGTAGCAAGGCCGGCAAGCCGAAGCTCCCGCTCGCGGCGGTGCGCGACACGAGCGCGCTCGCGGCGGACGTCCGCCGCCAGGCGGCCGAGCGCCTCGACGAGGCGGTCCGCATCAAGGACAAGCACGAACGCTATTCGGCCATCTCGGCGATCGAGAAGGAGGTCGTCGCCGGCTTCGTCTCGAGCTACCGCCAGGAGAAGGTGGCGCTCGACAGCCTCGAGGCGGTCGAGGCGCGCCGCCAGGGCCTCGCGCAGCTCGAAGGGGACGTGAAGGAGATCCTGCACGACCTGCGCAGCGAGCTGATGCGCGAGCGCGTGCTCGGCGACGGCGTCCGCATCGACGGTCGCAAGAGCGACGAGATCCGGCCGATCGCGTGCGAGGTGCGCGTCGTCCCGCGGCCGCACGGCGTCGCGCTGTTCACGCGCGGCGAGACGCAGGCGATGGTCTCGACGACGCTCGGCAGCGGCGGCGACGAGCAGACGATCGACGCCATGCTGCGCCGCTACAAGAAGAACTTCTTCCTGCACTACAACTTCCCGGGCTTCTCGGTGGGCGAGGCGCGCCCGAACCGCGGCCCGGGACGGCGCGAGGTCGGCCACGGCAACCTGGCCGAGCGCGCGCTGTCGGCCGTGATGCCGCCGCACGAGGACTTCCCGTACACGATCCGGATCGTGTCGGAGACGCTCGAGTCGAACGGCTCGTCGTCGATGGCGACGATCTGCGGTGGGTGCCTGTCGCTGCTCGACGCGGGCGTGCCGATCACGGCGCCCGTGGCGGGCATCGCGATGGGGCTCATCCAGGACGGGAGCCGCGTCGCGATCCTCTCGGACATCCTCGGCGACGAGGACCACCTCGGCGACATGGACTTCAAGGTCGCCGGGACGCCCGAGGGCATCACCGCGCTGCAGATGGACATCAAGATCCCGGAGGTCGACTGGGACGTGATGCGGCGCGCGCTCGCGCAGGCGCGCGAGGGCCGCATGCACATCCTCGACTGCATGCGGAAGGACACGGCCGGCGAGCTCGGCGACCTCGCGCCGCGCACCGCGCTGCACGAGTTCGCGCCGCGCATGGAGGTGATCTGGATCAAGCCCGATCGCATCCGCGACGTCATCGGGCCAGGCGGCAAGGTGATCCGCGCGATCCAGGAGACGACGGGCGCCAAGATCGACATCGAGGACTCGGGCCGCTGCCAGATCTTCGGGCCGGATGCCGAGAGCGTCTCGCGCGCGCAGGCGATGGTCGAGGAGCTGACGCAGGAGGCCGAGATCGGGCGCCTCTACATGGCCAAGGTCAAGCGCATCACGGACTTCGGCGCCTTCGCCGAGATCTTCCCGGGCACGGACGGGCTGATCCACATCAGCCACCTCGCCGTGGGCCGCGTCGAGCGCGTGACGGACGTGGTGGAGGAGGGCGACGAGGTGCTCGTGAAGTGCATCGACATCGACCCCTCCGGCCGCATCCGGCTGTCGCGCAAGGAGGCGCTCGCCGACGCCGAGAACGGCGCCGGCGAGGCCTGAGCGGCGAGTCGCGCGGGACGGGGCCGCTCGATGGCTGCGGCGGTCGGCGTGCGCATCCGGCGCCTCCCGCACGGCGCGGGCCTGCCCCTTCCCGCTCCCGCGACCGCGGGCGCGGCGGGCTGCGACCTGTGTGCGGCGATCCCGGCCGGGAGCGAGTGGAAGCTCGCTCCCGGCGATCGCGTGCTCGTGCCGACGGGCTTCGCGATCGCGCTGCCCGAGGGCTTCGAGGCGCAGGTGCGCCCGCGCAGCGGCCTCGCCCTTCGCCACGGCATCGCGCTCCCGAACACACCCGGCACGATCGACGCGGACTATCGCGGCGAGCTCCAGGTGATCCTGTGGAACGCGGGGCGCGACGTGTTCGCGCTCGCGCGCGGCGACCGGATCGCGCAGCTCGTCGTGGCGCCGGTCGTGCGCGTCGCCTTCGAGGAGGTCGAGGAGCTCGACGCGACGCCGCGCGGCGAGGGCGGCTTCGGCCACACGGGCCGCGGCAGCTGAGCGGCGCGCGCTGCTACGTTCGCGCGGCGGTGGAACCGTCGCGGGTGGGGGGCCGGTGAGCGAGTCCGACGAAGCCGTCGCGGGCGGGCGCGAGGAGCGGCCCTCTCCCGAGCTGCCGCTCGAGGGCGGGCGGGGCACCGCGCGGCGCCCGGCGGCGCGCGAGCCCTATCACCCGAAGCCGGCGACGCCCCTCCCGGCCGAGCCGGCGAAGCGCGGCATGAGCGAGCTCGCGCGGCGGCTGCTCACCGCCGCCGTGCTCATCCCGCTCGTGCTCTACATCGTCGTGCTCGGCGGGCTCGCCTATCTCGCGACGGTGATGCTGTTCGTCGCCATCGGGCAGCGCGAGTTCTACCGGCTGATCGAGGACAAGGGCGCGCTGCCGCTCGACGTGCTCGGCGTCGCGTTCGGAGCCGCGCTGTGCGTCGTCGCCTACGTCGGCAACGAGTACCACGCGACCATCCTGCTGACGGCGTCGCTGCTCGGGCTGATGGTGGCGCAGCTGCGCAAGGCGCAGATCCAGGAGTCGCTCGCGTCCATCTCGGGCACGTTCTTCGGCGTCTTCTACGTGGCGTGGCTGCTCGCGCACGCGATCGTGCTGCGCAACTTCTTCGACGTCGCGAACGCGAAGTACGGCTTCGACGAGCTGCTGCTGCTCGGCCTCCACCCGGACTCGGGCATCTTCTTCATGATGTTCGTGCTGTCGGTCGTCGTCGGGTGCGACGCCGGGGCCTACTTCGCGGGGCGCGCCTACGGTCGGCGCAAGCTCGCTCCCAAGATCAGCCCCGGGAAGACGGTCGAGGGCGCGCTCGGCGGCGTGATCGCGGGCTGCGTGATCGGGACGGCGGCGAAGGCGCTCTTCGACTGGCAGTGGCCCGCGCTCTCCGCCGCCTTCGAGTGGCGGCTCGTGCTGCCCTTCGCGTTCGCGCTCTCGGTCGCGGGCATCGTCGGCGACCTGCTCGAGTCGATGCTCAAGCGCGACGCGGCGCGCAAGGACGCGGGCGGGCTGCTGCCCGGCATGGGCGGCGTGCTCGACCGCATCGACTCGCCCCTGCTCGCGATCCCCATCATGTACTATATGCTGCTCGGCTATCTGTACCTGACCCTGCGAGTCGGCCTCTAGCCCGCGTCCGGCACGGGCCGCTCCCCCTACCGCCCACGCGCGCGCAGGCCGCAAGCATGATCGATCGTTATTCGCTGCCCGAGATGGCGGCGATCTGGTCCGAAGAAGGCAAGTACCGCCGCTGGCTCGACGTCGAGCTCGCGGTGGTCGACGTGCTCGCCGAGCGCGGCGTCGTTCCCGCCGAGAGCGCGCGAACCATCCGCGAGCGCGCCGGCTTCGACGTCGCGCGCATCCAGGAGATCGAGGCCGAGGTCCGCCACGACGTGATCGCGTTCACGACGAACGTCGCGGAGCACGTCGGCCCCGAGTCCCGCTGGGTGCACTACGGGATGACGTCGAGCGACGTGCTGGACACGGCGCTCGCGCTGCAGATCCGCGACGCGGGTGCACTGCTGCTCGCCGAGTGCGACGCGCTCTCCGACGCGCTGCGGGCGCGCGCGCTCGAGTTCAAGCACGAGCCGTGCGTCGGCCGCACGCACGGCGTGCACGCCGAGCCGACGACGTTCGGCCTCAAGTTCCTGATCTTCTGGAAGGCCGTGCGCCGGGCCCGCGCGCGCATCGCGCGCGCGCTCGACGAGGCCGCGGTCGGAAAGATCTCGGGCGCGGTCGGCACCTTCGCGCACCTCGACCCGACGGTGGAGGAAGCCGTGTGCGCCCGCCTGCGCATCGGCTTCGAGCCCGCTGCGAGCCAGGTCGTGCAGCGCGACCGGCACGCGGCCTTCGTGGCCGCGCTCTCGATCGCCGCCTCGACGCTCGAGCAGATGGCCGTCGAGTTCCGCCACCTCGCGCGCACCGAGGTGCGCGAGGTCGAGGAGGAGTTCGGGAAGGCGCAGAAGGGCTCGTCCGCGATGCCGCACAAGCGAAACCCGTGGCGCTTCGAGACGGTGACGGGCCTCGCTCGCGTGGTGCGCAGCCATTCGCAGGCGGCGATGGAGAACCTGGCGCTCTGGCACGAGCGCGACATCAGCAACTCGTCGGTCGAGCGCATCGTGCTGCCCGACGCGACGATCGCGCTCCACTTCATGCTCCGCCGCATGACGGGCCTCGTCGCGAGCCTTCGCGTCTTCCGCGACCGCGTGCGCGCGAACCTCGAGCTCACGCAGGGGCTCGTGTTCAGTGGGACGCTGCTGCTCGCGCTGGCCGAGAAGGGGCTCACGCGCGAGGTCGCGTACCGGCTCGTGCAGGGGCACGCGATGGAGACGTGGGAGAAGGGCGGCGACTTCCGCGAGCGCGTGCTCGCGGACGCCGCGATCACCGAGCACCTGTCGAAGGAGGAGATCGACCGCGCGTTCAGCCTCGACCACGCGCTGCGCCACGTCGACGCCATCTTCGAACGGACGCTCGCGGAGGAAGGCTCGTGAAGGCACGAGTGCTCGTGACGCTGAAGCCCGACGTGCTCGATCCGCAGGGCCAGGCGATCCAGAAGGCGATCCGCTCGCTCGGTCACGCGGGCGTGCGCGACGTGCGGCAGGGCAAGGTGTTCGAGGTGGAGCTCGACGCGCAGGACGCCGCGTCGGCGCGCGAGCTGCTCGCGAAGCTCGCCGACCAGCTGCTCGCGAACACGGTGATCGAGGACTACAGGGTCGAGATCGCCGGCGAATGACGCCGCCGCAGCTCGAGCTGGCGTTCGCGCTCGCGAACGCGAGCGTGATGCCGTGGTGGGCGGTGTTCGTCGTCGCGCCGCGCTCGCGCGCGGCGGCGCGGCTGGCCTCGCACGGCGCCGTGTTCGCGGCGCTCGGCGCGCTCTATGCGGGTCTCGTGGTCGCGGCGTTCGGCGCAGGCCCTGCGGGCCCGTCGACGGCGAGCCCGCTCGCGGCGGCGTCGTGGCGCGCCGTCCTCGGCACCGACTCGGGCTTCCTCGCGGGCTGGGTCCACTACCTCTGCTTCGACCTGTTCGTCGGCGCCTGGATCGTGCGCGAGGCGAGGCGCATCGACGTGGCCCCGCGCGTCGAGCTGCTCTTCGCGTGGCTGCTCGGCCCGCTCGGCCTGCTGCTCTTCCTCGCGCGACGCGCGCGTCGCCTCCGCTCGTTCGGTGGCCTCGGCGAGATCGACGCCGCCTGACGGCGAGCACCCGAAACGAGAACGGCGCCCCGGGCCGTGGCCCGGGACGCCGTCTCCTTCGCTCGGTCGGTGTCGTTCTTCCGCGCTAGAAGGCGTAGAAGAGCTGTGCGCCGACGATGAGCTGATCGTCCTCGAAGTCGTCGAAGATCCGCTTCAGGCCAGTGGTCGTGAGGACCTTCTGCCACTGGATCTCCGCCCGCGCCGTCAGGCCGTCGACCACGAGGAAGTCGATCGTGCCCGTCGTCGAGAGGAGCTCCGTGTTCGGGCCGCCCGTGGCACCCGAGAGCGGGTGGACGCCACCGAGGTCGTCCTCGATGCTCGCCCACTCGAAGCGACCGCCGAGGCCGAGGCGATCCGTGACGCCCGCACGGGCACCGACGGCGATGCCGAGCGCCTTCACGTCCTTCGCGGCGGCGTTGTTCGGGTTGAAGTCGACGCGGTTGTAGGTGATGTCCGCGTAGGCGAGGAGCGCGTCGCTCGGCGTGATCTCGACCACGCCGTTCAGGATGTACGCGTTGTCCTTGTTGCCGCCGCCGAA
It contains:
- the infB gene encoding translation initiation factor IF-2 produces the protein MAKIRAYKLAEELGIDRNDIVEKAAAVGVELKNAMAALEPDQEAELREKLGGASKSDFKETRVVAGSGGAIIRRRKKVVEEEAPAPEPEPVAEVAPAATAEPLVAEPEPEPELEEAAAAAEPEVQPAAAEPESAPDAPRVAPRDDDGPVGPRPAPATSAPDDAKRGKQRKRVREVVNLREQEQIARQVTSRGTVRRPPPPVDTRTLQSPRRKRRDAPAARAAAKPAAEQKRIVRVPGEISVAELAKQLGAKAAQLQGKLMAAGKMVSVNQTIDVGTVELLAVDLDFEVQDTGFKEEEFIDVAPVASDEDAGERVPRPPVITVMGHVDHGKTSLLDAIRKTSVVSGEAGGITQHIGAYQAQAGDKVLTFIDTPGHAAFTEMRARGAQVTDIVILVVAASEGVMPQTVEAIQHAKAAGCPIVVAVNKCDLPGADPQLTRRKLMEHDLIPEEFGGDVICVNVSALKGEGLDQLLEMIAIQSEVLELTSDPTRRARGVVLEAELDKGRGPVATVLVQDGTLSRGDIVVVGTEWGRVRMMENDRGDRVNEAGPSVPVQLQGLSGVPEAGARLDVVENERAAKQVIEHRLDQARGAAAGTQTRPIVSLEDFFAQQGDDETKELAVVLKADVHGTCEAVRDALEKLSTERVKLKVIASGVGAPGESDVNLAKASGAIIVGFNVRPDTAARRAAESQGVDVRVYQIIYELLDEVRAAMAGLLPPTIKEVMLGRAEVRQPFTIPKIGTIAGSYVTEGLMRRNAKARLVRDGVQIYDGKIGSLRRFKDDAREVQTGFECGIGIEGYNDIKVGDVIEAYELEEHAPEL
- the rbfA gene encoding 30S ribosome-binding factor RbfA, with the translated sequence MTRRTERIGEQLRAVLAQLLREELADPRLAPLTITLTRVDVAPDLSQALVYWSAFDRKAEGPDDAASAERIDGAGEALAHAAAFLRRRLSQEVDLRRVPALEFRRDASLELGARTLDLIRRVNDGE
- the rimP gene encoding ribosome maturation factor RimP, yielding MYRDIPAELKALIEPVVVDHRCELVDVDVQRGHPGLLRIVVDSESGDGRVPIGALAELSREIGTVLDAADWMSGSYRLELTSPGLDRVLGREKDFEAAAAARSVVKLQTRRPLDGRRRYRGVLIGFADATAQVEVDGTVFAVPFDEIEKANTVYEFTSADFKDRAKTE
- the nusA gene encoding transcription termination factor NusA, which produces MQVSTLRREIDQIAKDKGIEAEEIVSALEEAMKQAARRRYGQDKEIDARFNEETAEIELYEFRTVVEDVTDPETQISLRAAHELDPEAEEGDEIGVRMDTSDFGRILAQTAKQVIIQRIRDAERENVYGEYIDRKGEVVNGIVRRFEKGSLIVDLGRAEAILPPKEQVPRETYRPGDRIRAYVVDVNKATKGPQIVLSRACIEMLTKLFEQEVPEMYEKIVTIESAAREPGGRSKIAVASRDHDVDPVGACVGMKGSRVQAVVQELRGERIDIVPWSPDPARYVCSALSPAQVSKVIIDEANGSMDVIVPDDQLSLAIGRRGQNVRLAVQLTGWRIDIKSESKMREIAGWLAEAVSVVDGWGEPEAELLLQQGVTSLEDLAECPSELLLSLPGIDPAGVARVKARAAELAVQKREEEERARLEAEAAEKAAFAAAAAAVASEVANEAAAAPAAEGAGGESGDGATESR
- a CDS encoding DUF503 domain-containing protein, whose product is MILGAALVELHVHDSQSLKSKRGVVQSVKRRVRNRFNASVAEVGGQDTWQRAVIALAIAGSAERIVRSELEKAVSFIEDLHLAEVVAAEVQIVELPEEPSGGGRGGHDDWDEDDDAAVRAMFGVAVGGGRDDEDDDGDGGGAGGRE
- the truB gene encoding tRNA pseudouridine(55) synthase TruB; the protein is MANRRRRNERPGPAGFLVVDKPAGVTSHDVVDQARRWLGTRRVGHLGTLDPQATGVLPLAVRAATKLVPYVADTDKGYVGVVALGVETDTLDADGEVVRRHDGPFPDEAAVRAALARFVGPIDQIPPMFSAVKKGGVPLHKLARKGEEVEREPKRVTIHRLELVRFDGDAHEFELLVECSAGTYVRTLAADVGRVLGCGAHLRSLRRTRSGPFTVADAVTTEQLAAAADAGELDTLLVSPEKALSLPTLRVSAEGERRLLHGADIAPGTVLRIAPGDRVVAFDTRGELLAILELRPDRRLWPLRVLAGEG